The nucleotide window CGTCCGGGGGGAAGCCGTCGCATCCGTGGGTGACGTGGCGGACTGGAAGAGCGGGGAGGCCATGGTGGCCACGGCGATCGACACGTTCGGTCAACTCGACATCCTCGTCAACAACGCCGGTTTCGTCCGCGACCGGATGCTGGTGTCGCTCTCCGAGGACGAGTGGGACGCCGTCATCCGCGTGCACCTGAAGGGGCACTTCGTCGGACTGCGCCATGCCGCGGCGTACTGGCGTGCCGAGGCAAAGGCGGGCCGCACGCGCCAGGCGCGGATCATCAACACGAGTTCCGGTGCCGGACTGTACGGTTCGGTGGGCCAGGGCAACTACGTCGCCGCGAAGGCGGGGATCTCCGCGCTCACCATCCAGGCGGCCGCCGAGCTGGGCGGCTACGGCATCACGGCCAATGCCATCGCGCCCGCGGCCCGCACCCAGATGACGATGGGCGCCGGCGACGAGATGGCCGCGCAGATGGCCGCACCTGCAGACGGCTCCTTCGACGCGATGGACCCGGCGAACATCTCGCCGCTCGTCGTGTGGCTCGGCTCGCCCGAGGCCGCGTCGGTGACCGGTCGGGTCTTCGAGGTCGAGGGCGGCAAGATCTCGGTGACCGACGGCTGGCAGCGAAGCGTCGAGCAGGACAAGGGATCTCGCTGGGAGGTCGCGGAGCTCGGCCCGGTGGTCGAGGAGATCCTGGCGAAGGCGCCCGTCCCGATGCCGGTCTACGGCGCGCGGTGACCTCACCGGACAGAGACCCGCAGCGGGTCGCGGCGGCCCGGGCATATGTCGATGCCCTGGTCAGCCACGACCCGTCGGCGGTGTCGTTGCATCCGGATTGCACCCGCGTCGAATTCGGTGTGCGGACCGGTCGCAACGGACCGCACATCGCCCGCAGCCTCGCGAAGGGTCCGCAGTTCCGCCTGATCCACCGGGTCTCGGATTTCACCGCGACGGTCGACGGGCACAGCGTCACCACGCGATATGTGGTGCACGTCCGGCCGCGGGTCCTCCGGCTCGGTGCTCCGGTGTCGGAGACCTTCGTCGTCGACGAGGAGAACCGGATTCGCGCGATCGTAGCGCGGTTCGGGCTGCCGCGCCGTCAGCCCGCCTGACCCGCGAGTTCAGGCGCCGGGGGCGCGCACGACCATCGGCACCCCGGGGAAGTAGGCGGCCATCTCCGAGCGCGACTTGCGCAGTGCGGCGGTGCCGTAGCCGGACTTGCGGAACTGCGGGTGAATCCAGATGCGGAGGTCCACCTCGCCGTCCTTGAGCTCGCCGAACACGAAGCCGACCTTGGAGTCCCCTTCAACGGCGACGAGCCACACGGCCTCCTCGGCGTCGACGCGGTCGGTGGCGGCGCTGATCTCGGCGGCGACGTCACCGGCCGGTGCGCCGGAACCGTCGCCGGCGGTTCCGAGTTCATCGGTGCGGGCGGCGAAGAGTTCGGTATCGGCTTCGGGGTCGAACGGACGCAGGTCGAGGGTGTCCCCGCTGCTGGCCGGACGCTCCGCGAGTGTGAAGGTCAGGGCCTTGTTCAGGTCGTCGAGCTCGGCCTGGTTCTTGCGGCGCTCGTCCTTGGTCAGCTGGTCGAGCTTCATGTCCAGGATGGCCTTGGCGCCCAGCTGCGACTTGCCGAGCAACTCCACGATCGCGGTCACCGCTTCGTCGTGGTCCTCCGCGTCGACGATGGCGTCGAGGACCTCGTGTCGACGCTCCAGGGCGGTCAGCAGGGCATCGGCGATGTCGCGGCGAGTGGTGGCCAGGTCCAGATCAGTCATGCTTCGATCGTAGACACGATGGTCGTTCCGCGCGCCGACATTGCGAGTGCGCTGCGGGCGTCATCGGCGGAATAGTGGAACAGGTTCCAATGTCGTTAACCGCCTTTTTCGTGGACCTTCTTTCCTAAATCTGTAACACGTCCTAGTCTTGTGGAATGACGAACGAGGGTACGACGACAGCACCGACCGACTTCGATCACCTTCGCGGGGTACACACATGGGCGACCTGATGGTCGCCGCGCTACGACGCCATGCCGATCGCACGGTGTTGTCCCTGGGGGAGACGGAGATGACGGGTGGCGAGATGGCCGCCGCCATCAGCCGCTACATCCAGGCGTTCGAGGGGCTGGGCGCCGGTACCGGTACCGCGGTCGGCCTGCTGGCGCTGAACCGACCCGAGGTGTTGTTCGTGATCGGTGCCGGCCAGACCCAGGGATGGCGGCGCACCGCGCTGCACCCGCTCGGTTCGCTCGACGATCACGCCTACGTGCTGGCCGACGCCGGCGTCTCGACCCTCATCATCGACCCGGTGCCGATGTTCGTCGAACGTGCCGCGGCGCTCCTGGAACGAGTCCCCGGCCTCAAGCAGGTGCTCACCCTCGGGCCGGTGCCCGAGCAGCTGTCGGCGCAGGCTCGCGACGTCATCGCCGAAGCCGACACTTTCGAGCCGAAACCCCTTGTGTCGGCTCATCTGTCACCTGACCACGTCGTATCGATCACCTATACCGGCGGTACCACCGGAAAACCCAAGGGCGTCATCGGAACCGCCCGTGCGATGGCGACGATGACCCAGATCCAGCTCGCCGAGTGGGAGTGGCCGGAGCATCCTCGGTTCCTGCTCTGCACACCGCTGTCGCATGCGGGTGCTGCCTTCTTCATCCCCACCCTCATGAAGGGCGGGTCGATGGTGGTGCTGTCGAAGTTCGATCCCGCGGAGGTTCTCAAGACCATCGAGGAACAGAAGATCACCGCGACCATGCTGGTGCCGTCGATGTTGTATGCGCTGATGGACCACCCGGATTCCCGGACGCGAGACCTGTCGTCGCTCGAGACCGTGTATTACGGTGCGTCGCCGATCAATCCGGTGCGGCTCGCGGAGGCGATCGAACGGTTCGGACCGATCTTCGCCCAGTACTACGGCCAGTCCGAGGCGCCGATGGTCATCAGCTACCTCGCCAAGGACGACCATCCG belongs to Gordonia westfalica and includes:
- a CDS encoding GNAT family N-acetyltransferase; amino-acid sequence: MTDLDLATTRRDIADALLTALERRHEVLDAIVDAEDHDEAVTAIVELLGKSQLGAKAILDMKLDQLTKDERRKNQAELDDLNKALTFTLAERPASSGDTLDLRPFDPEADTELFAARTDELGTAGDGSGAPAGDVAAEISAATDRVDAEEAVWLVAVEGDSKVGFVFGELKDGEVDLRIWIHPQFRKSGYGTAALRKSRSEMAAYFPGVPMVVRAPGA